Genomic segment of Thermogemmatispora onikobensis:
CCTGTGAGTGGCGCCAGACGTTTGAGAGCGCCTCCTGAACGATGCGAAAGACAGCGATCTCTGCCTCTGAAGAAGTCGGGCGAGGCTCGCCCGAGCAACTGAAGGCACAGGGAACGCCGCGTTCGGCAGAGCTGTCGCTGAGCCACTCCAGAGCTGCATGCAGACCCAGGTCATCCAGCACTGAGGGGCGCAGATCGCGGCAGGCGCGGCGCACGCCCTCCAGTGTACGATCGGCCAGATTCTGCAGGCTGGCATGCCACTCCAGATCTTTCTCTGGCAGCTGGAGCTGGCGCATAGCGCGCCCCAACCCATCCAGGCCGAGAGAGAGGGCGATCAGGGCCTGAGCCGTATCGTCATGCAGCTCGCGGGCCAGGCGGCGGCGCTCCTCCTCCTGTACGCGCGTAATCAGAGAAGCGTAGTCGCGTAGCTCATCCTGGCGCCGACGGGCGCTGCGCAGGTCTTCGAGCGCGCGCTGCAGCTCATTGGTCTGGATGCTCAAGCGCGTACTCACCAGGGCCAGGTAGTAAATAGCGAAGAGCGGCACCAAGAAGAAGAGCCAGGCCAGCTCGGCGGCCGCATCGTCGAAGATGTCGACCACAGGCAAGAGCGGGCCGACGCTCAGCACCAGAGCCTGAAAGCGCAGAAAAGGAGAAGCCAGGTAAGCGCGCCAGGCGGCCCCGGCGGGTCGTCCGGACCAACGGAACATTACCGGCAGGGCGATCAGAGCGATGAGGATCATCATCACCACAGCGGCCAGCACGCTGCCGAGCAGCTCATTGGTTTCGGCCAGGCGTCCACTGTGCTGGAGAGGCAGATGCGTGCTGCCGGCCATCCAGACATAGACCGAGCCGGCCAGGAAGACGATCAAGCCTGTACTGGCCAGGCGATAGCAAGCCTCGCTCCATGAGATGAAGCCGCGTGCCAGCGTATAGCCCTGGAGGACCAGCTGGGTGATGAGGGCTGTCAAGACGGCGGCGGGCACACTAATCAGCACGCTGGCGGCCAGATAGAAGGGGGCAGTGATGTCGAAGAGAAAGAGCGGGCGCCAGGTATCCAAGACCTGCTGCTGGGTATTTTTGGGATCGGCCAGTTCGGAGCGCAGCAGACGGAGCAACGAGTAGCGTCCCAGCAGGGCCAGCAGGGAGGTCAGGGCGACCAGGCTATAGATCGCACGTGGGCCGTAAAAATTGGGAACTGGTCGGTAGTTGTGGATAGACCAGAGCAGCAGAGGCAAAACAATGGCCAGAGAGAGCGCGATCACCAGCAGCCGTAGTGGTGAGAACTGTGCCTGCTTGAGCATGGTTCTCATTGACTATCGTAGGTATCCTGGAGTGAGATCATTCCCTGGCGGAGGGCCTGGAGCACGGCCTCGGTGCGCGAGCCAACCTGCATTTTCTGGAAGATATTGGCCAGGTGGCTATGGACAGTACGGATACTCAGACCCAGGCGGCGCGCGATCTCTTTATTAGGCAGGCCACGGGCGGCCAGACGCAGGACGTCAAACTCGCGCTCGCTGAGCAGGTCCGAAGAGCGCTGAGCTGGGTGACTGCTGCGGTTCGTCAGGCGGCGCATCATCTTCTCTGTCAGCGATGGCTGCAGCACCGACTCGCCGCGGGCCACAGCGCGGATCGCATTCACCAGCTCCTGGCCGTGGACATTCTTCAGCAGGAAGCCGGCGGCTCCCGCCTCCAGCAGGGCGATCAAGTACTGCTCATCGTCGTAGGCGGAGAGCACCAGGACAGCCGTTTTAGGACAGTGGGCCTTGATCTGGCGAGTGGCCTCGATTCCTCCCATGCCGGGCATAGCGATGTCCATGATGGCAATATCGGGATTCAGGCGCCGAGCGGCCTCTACCGCCTCCTCGCCACTCGCCGCCTCAGCTACCACTGAGACATCGCTCTCTGCCTCAAGCAAGCGCCGTGTTCCCTCGCGCACCAGGGCGTGGTCGTCGGCGAGCAGCACGCGGATCACCCGCTGCTCCTCATGCTCGCCGTTGACTGCGCCGGGAGCGGTCTGTGTTGTCATGATGCTATCGTCCTGCTCTCGTAGCTCGCTGAACACTGTCAAAACCCTCCTGCGGAGCAACTTCCTCGCCGCCAGCCAGCACCAGCCAGTGTGAGACCGTCACAGCGTTTTACTCTTACTATAGAGGATCTCCGCCGGAGAGGACTACAGCAAATTTGCCGAAATCCTTGTCTTTTCATTATGGCACCGCCTGAGATGGAAGGCAAGCCCTTCTGTGGGGGGCAGAACAGGCGAAAATGGCCGCTGGGCAGCGCCCTGGCCGCACTTTGTGGTATCATGAGAAAAGCATGCTGGAACGTTCTCTTGACAGAGGAGGACCCTTTCGTTAGAGTAGGTCCCGGGTCCCTATATGCTTGCATGCTGCTGTTCCACCGTTTCTGCGATGTCTACGTGTTTGTATGTATGAGGGAACGTTGTTAAAACGATGTGCTGAGCAGGGAGGAGGCCCATGGGGGGCTGTTTGGACGCCGAAGGATGTGGTTATCAGAATCCCGATAAAGTGCGTTTTTGCGCCCAATGTGGAATTCCGACCAGAGGCTCATTCCTGCTGGGGCGCTATGAAATTATGGATCTGCTTTCTCGCGACCGCCAGACGGTGACGCTGCAGGCTCTCGATCACCATCGCGGGCTGCCCGTGACGGTGCGTGTGCTGCGCCCGCGCGAGACAACGGAGCAGGAGCGGGAAGAGTTCCTGCAAGATGCGGAGCTGGCCATGTCGCTCTCCAGCCGGGTCAATGAGCCGGGGAGCATTCGCGTGACCGATTATGGCCAGGATGGTCCGGTTGCCTTTCTGGTCAAGACAGAATTCGATCCGGCGCGCCAGCCCGCCCGTCAGTTTCGTCCCCATATGACGGTCCGTGTGGGCAGCGACCTCTTGTGGTCGGAGGCCGAGGCGACGGTCCAGGCCGCGGCTGGGGTGAAGGAGGAGGAGGGAGGAGCGGAGGATGAGGTCAGTACTGAGCGCTATCCCGCGCTGCCCCGCCGGTCCATCTCGCAGCAGCGCCAGACGACTCCAACGGGCGTGCGTGACTGGCTGGCGGAGGCCAATGCGCTCTATGAGCAGCAGCGCTATGAGGAGGCGCTGGCGGCCTACGAGGTGGCTATTCGCTCCCAGGGGAACCCGGTGGAGGCCTGGATCGGCAAGGGGGCTACCCTGATGCTCCTTGGGCGCCCGGAGGAGGCGCTGGCGGCCTACGATTATGCCTTGCGTCTGCGCCCGGACGATCCTGAGCTGTGGAACTCGCGCGCCAGTGTCTTGCATGAGCTGGGCCGCTACGATGAGGAGATGTATTGCTACGATCAGGCGCTGGCCCTCGATCCGAATTCGGCCTTCGCCTGGAGTGGCCGTGGCATGGCGCTGGCCGAGCAGAATCGCCCGGAGGAGGCCCTGCTGGCTTTCGATCGGGCCCTGGTGCTTGATCCCAATCAGAGCGTCATCTGGCAGGCCATGAGCGATACGCTCTATAGCTTGCAGCGCTATGAGGAGGCACTCATTGCGGTCGATCGGGCCCTGGAGCTGGAGAGCCAGCGCGCTTCTTTGTGGGATATTAAGGGCAATATTTTGCGCCGCCTCAAGCAGCCCGATCAGGCCCTCCCGCTCCATGAGCGCGCGCTGCAGTTGGAGCCGCAGAATGCCCTCTACTCTTTTGATAAGGCCAACGATCTGCGCGATCTGCGGCGCTATGCGGAGGCGCTTGCAGCCTACGATGAAGCCTTAGAACTTGATCCTACCCTGGCCGGCGCATGGTATAATCGAGGAAACGTCCTGGCTGCCCTCCACATGTATGAGGATGCCCTGGAATCCTATAATCAGGCGCTCCGCTACGATGATGGCCTGATCTCCGCCTGGTATAACAAGGGCAGCCTCCTCCATGAGCTGGGACGCTATGAGGAGGCCCTGGAGGCTTTCGATCGCGCTTTGGCCCTCGATGCCCACTATATCGCTGCCTGGAACAATAAGGGATTGTCGCTCTTCGCTCTGGGCCGTCTGGAGGAGGCCCTGGCGGCCCTGGATCAGGCGACGGCCTTCGCTCCCGAGGAACCCGATGCCTGGCATAATAAGGCGGTCGTGCTCGAACGCCTGGGACGCAGCGAGGAAGCCCGCTCCTGTCAGGAGTGGGTGCGCTCTCTGGAGCAGCAGGCGGCGTTGCGCAAGACCTGACAGAGACACTGGCTGGATACCCCGGGTGGCTACGCTCTCTCGTGAGCTGAGCCGAGCTGAGCCGCGCCTGGTTGGTGTCGATGGCGCCACGGAGAGACTGTGAGAGACTGAAAGAGGAGGAGGGCATGCGACGCTGCGCCGACCTGGATGACTGCGGATACGAGAATCGTGAGTCTGATCTCTTTTGCCGGGCCTGCGCTCTCCCTCTATTGGGGACAGCGCTCGCCGGTCGCTATGTCGTTGAGGCTTTGATTAGTAAGGGGGGCTATGCCGCGGTCTTCCGTGGAATCGATCGCCATTTGTCTCGCCATGTGGCGATCAAGCTGCTCCTGCCAAGCAGGACAACCACGGCTGAACGCGAGCATTTTTTGCGTGAGGCCCGGATTGCCGCGGCCCTGGATCATCCCAATATTGCCCCGGTGCTGGACTATGGCCGCGATGGCCCGAGTGTCTTTTTGATTATGCCCCTCTATACCGCGGGTTCACTGCGGACGCGCCTGGCCAATGCAGCTGGCCCTCTGCCCTTCTGGGAGACGGTTCAGCATTTTCATCAGTTGGTGTCGGCCCTGCATTATGCTCATACGCGCCCTCGCCCGGTGATTCATCGCGATATTAAGCCCGAGAATCTCTTGATCCATCAGGAAGATCATCGCCTGGTGATCACCGACTTCGGCATCGCCCGCGCTCTGGAGCCGGGGGCCCGCGTAGGGATGACGGTGACGGTGCGCGGTACGGTCGGCTATATGGCCCCCGAGCAGGCTCACGGCATTGTCGATCCCCGCAGCGATCAATACGGTTGTGCGGTCGTCCTCTACGAAATGCTCACCGGTTATCATCCCCATGATCCGCTCAGTGGCGTGATTGTGCCTCCTTCCTCGCTGAATCGCGAGCTGACTCCAGAACTGGATGAGGTGCTGCTGCGGGCCCTGGCTGCGCGCCCGGAGGAGCGCTATAGCGATATGTTGGAGTTTCAGTATGACTTTGATCGCGCCTTGCAGCCCGGCCAGGGAGCGCGGGCCCTGGTGGTGCGCTCGCGCGAGGTAGGGCGTCTGCCCCCGACGGCAGGATCGCGGCGGGCCTTGCCTGCTCAGGCTCAGGCCCCGGCGGCCCTCCAGAGCGAGGCTGAGAGCAACGGGGTGGAGGCGCGGGTCAGCGCTGCCCTGCCGGTTCAGCAGCAGACGCGGATTTCGTCGCGCATCAGCAGCAGCGTGCGTGAGAAGTGTCAGGAGGGGGACCAGCTCTTGCGCCAGCAACACTATGCGCAGGCACTGCGAGCCTATGAGGAGGCGCTCCAGCTCTCTCCCCGCAATTTCCATGCCTGGAATGGCAAGGGGACAGCCCTCTACAATCAGGGGAATTATCGCAAGGCCTATGAGGCTTTTCAGCGTGCGACGGAGATCGATCCCGAGAGCGCGGTGGTCTGGGTGAGCGCTGGCCTGGCTCTCCATCGGCTGCAGCGCTATCAGCAGGCCCTGGTCCACTTTGAGCGGGCCCTGGCTCTCGATCCTCATTATGTGGCGGCCTGGAATGGGAAGGCCGATGCTCAGCTGGATATGGGCCTGACCAGTGAGGCGCTGGCTTCCTATGAGCAGGCCCTGGCCTGCGATCCCCATAGTTTTCATGCCTGGAATGGCCTGGGCAATGCCCGCTCGGCGCTCCACGATTTTGCCGGGGCGGTCGAAGCCTATACGCGGGCCCTCCTGATTAATCCGCGCAGCGCGGTGGCCTGGTGCAATAAGGCGGAGGCTCTTTTGCGCCTCGGCCATCATCGCGCCGCTCTCGATGCGCTCAATGAGGCCACCGAGCTTGATCGTAGCTATGCCCGCGCCTGGATGTTGAAGGCGGAGATCTACGAGTTGCTCGGCCAGTATCAGGAGGCTCAAAAGGCTCGCCGCCGCATGCGACCCTGGGGACCGCTGAGCTGAGCTGCGCTCTTTCTCCTCGCAGCCCCGCTCCGATCTGCTCTCTTGTTCTTGTCTCCTCTCTCCTCGATTTCCTTGTCTCCTCTTCTTCCTCTCAAGTTATATAGAGATCTTCAGCTTTTTTGGTGAAT
This window contains:
- a CDS encoding tetratricopeptide repeat protein, which translates into the protein MGGCLDAEGCGYQNPDKVRFCAQCGIPTRGSFLLGRYEIMDLLSRDRQTVTLQALDHHRGLPVTVRVLRPRETTEQEREEFLQDAELAMSLSSRVNEPGSIRVTDYGQDGPVAFLVKTEFDPARQPARQFRPHMTVRVGSDLLWSEAEATVQAAAGVKEEEGGAEDEVSTERYPALPRRSISQQRQTTPTGVRDWLAEANALYEQQRYEEALAAYEVAIRSQGNPVEAWIGKGATLMLLGRPEEALAAYDYALRLRPDDPELWNSRASVLHELGRYDEEMYCYDQALALDPNSAFAWSGRGMALAEQNRPEEALLAFDRALVLDPNQSVIWQAMSDTLYSLQRYEEALIAVDRALELESQRASLWDIKGNILRRLKQPDQALPLHERALQLEPQNALYSFDKANDLRDLRRYAEALAAYDEALELDPTLAGAWYNRGNVLAALHMYEDALESYNQALRYDDGLISAWYNKGSLLHELGRYEEALEAFDRALALDAHYIAAWNNKGLSLFALGRLEEALAALDQATAFAPEEPDAWHNKAVVLERLGRSEEARSCQEWVRSLEQQAALRKT
- a CDS encoding sensor histidine kinase, with product MLKQAQFSPLRLLVIALSLAIVLPLLLWSIHNYRPVPNFYGPRAIYSLVALTSLLALLGRYSLLRLLRSELADPKNTQQQVLDTWRPLFLFDITAPFYLAASVLISVPAAVLTALITQLVLQGYTLARGFISWSEACYRLASTGLIVFLAGSVYVWMAGSTHLPLQHSGRLAETNELLGSVLAAVVMMILIALIALPVMFRWSGRPAGAAWRAYLASPFLRFQALVLSVGPLLPVVDIFDDAAAELAWLFFLVPLFAIYYLALVSTRLSIQTNELQRALEDLRSARRRQDELRDYASLITRVQEEERRRLARELHDDTAQALIALSLGLDGLGRAMRQLQLPEKDLEWHASLQNLADRTLEGVRRACRDLRPSVLDDLGLHAALEWLSDSSAERGVPCAFSCSGEPRPTSSEAEIAVFRIVQEALSNVWRHSQASQAWLHVAYLPNCLTVAVSDNGRGFSPEQVDTGREHGSQGGLGLLGMRERAALIGATLAIESAPGQGCTIRLSLPLPPEQQSPHSPH
- a CDS encoding protein kinase domain-containing protein; this encodes MRRCADLDDCGYENRESDLFCRACALPLLGTALAGRYVVEALISKGGYAAVFRGIDRHLSRHVAIKLLLPSRTTTAEREHFLREARIAAALDHPNIAPVLDYGRDGPSVFLIMPLYTAGSLRTRLANAAGPLPFWETVQHFHQLVSALHYAHTRPRPVIHRDIKPENLLIHQEDHRLVITDFGIARALEPGARVGMTVTVRGTVGYMAPEQAHGIVDPRSDQYGCAVVLYEMLTGYHPHDPLSGVIVPPSSLNRELTPELDEVLLRALAARPEERYSDMLEFQYDFDRALQPGQGARALVVRSREVGRLPPTAGSRRALPAQAQAPAALQSEAESNGVEARVSAALPVQQQTRISSRISSSVREKCQEGDQLLRQQHYAQALRAYEEALQLSPRNFHAWNGKGTALYNQGNYRKAYEAFQRATEIDPESAVVWVSAGLALHRLQRYQQALVHFERALALDPHYVAAWNGKADAQLDMGLTSEALASYEQALACDPHSFHAWNGLGNARSALHDFAGAVEAYTRALLINPRSAVAWCNKAEALLRLGHHRAALDALNEATELDRSYARAWMLKAEIYELLGQYQEAQKARRRMRPWGPLS
- a CDS encoding response regulator, with the protein product MTTQTAPGAVNGEHEEQRVIRVLLADDHALVREGTRRLLEAESDVSVVAEAASGEEAVEAARRLNPDIAIMDIAMPGMGGIEATRQIKAHCPKTAVLVLSAYDDEQYLIALLEAGAAGFLLKNVHGQELVNAIRAVARGESVLQPSLTEKMMRRLTNRSSHPAQRSSDLLSEREFDVLRLAARGLPNKEIARRLGLSIRTVHSHLANIFQKMQVGSRTEAVLQALRQGMISLQDTYDSQ